Genomic DNA from Halococcus salifodinae DSM 8989:
AGAGGAGTAGGCATTTCCCACCGATTATTTGAGTGTTTTCCCGGAGTAGCTATTGGAACAGCGTGTCATAGAAAGAGTCGCATGGTGTTCGGTCATGGTCCGAGAAGCCTGCTACCGCTGGTTCTGAATAGCGGAAATATTGTTCCCGCATCAGACACTGATTCTCGGCCTGCTGTTGACGTGTGTGACAAATTCTATGACACGCTGATTGGAAGCGTAAATGTCGTCTCGAGTGAATTCTTAGTGCAAGGCTGCTTCGTCGGCGGATTCTTCAGGCTCGGGAACAAGTGCTGTGTTGAATTGGGGTACGGCGTGGAGATCATAGAGATTCACAGATTTGTTCGATGTTCGAGATAGCGAACATCAGGACGATCTCGATCGACTGCTCACCGAAACTGACGACGACAAAATCAGCAAGCGCCTGACGTTCATCAAACGGCTCTACAAAGGTGCAACGCTTGAGGACGCTGCCGACGACGTCGGCAGGTCCTCTGCGACGGCTACTCGTTGGGCACGACGATGGAATCAGGGCGGGCTCGGTCTCCTCACCCCGAACTTCGGGGGCGGCAGGCCCCCGAAGCTCGATGAGGACGAACAAGACGAACTCATCGAACGGCTTCGTGACGGTCAGCCATGGAAATCACAGGAGGTTCAACACCTTCTGATGGAGGAATTCGACGTTGAGTATCATCCGCACTACCTCGGCACGTTCCTTCGGGATCTGGGGCTCTCGTATGCGAAACCACGGCCAAAGCGTCCCCATCAGCCAGAGAATCCAGACGAGATTCTCGAAGAGCGCGTCGATGACGCGCTCGACGAGGATGAACAGCCACACAACAAACACGCGGGTGATGACGAAGAAGGATGGGTTGTCGAGGAAGATGTCTGTACTGACGGCGGAACCGTGATTGGGTTCTTTGATGCTTCACACCCACAGCCGTACGATAATTCGCGACGTATCTGGTATGTCGACGATCCACACGTCGAACGGCCGTTAGTCAAGACGGAGGATTCTGCGGTTGGGTTCTACGCACTCAACGGAGAGAGTCTCGTGACATTCACTGAAGACGAGACGAAAGAGCGAATTTGTGAGGTCCTAGAGTTGATCCGCGAGCAGAATCCCGGCAAGCGGATTCTGCTCGTCTTGGACAAGCACGGATCGCATATTCGGTAGTTCCCAATCGAGTTGAGAGGCGGAGCTAAAGCGTTGGTCTGATTGGGAAGATGTCTGGTTGGGTGAATGTGTTAGAAGTACCTCAACCAGACGGCTTCCTTTCGGCGTGGGATGTCAAAGGAGTAGCGGCGGATGTGATCGGAGAGCTTCCCCTGCCAGGGATCGAGGGCTCGCCCCTCGATCCTGGCGACATCTGGTCCGTCGTTATCCTCGCTAGCGTCAATCAGACCTCCGTTCGGGAGGTCTGCGCCGAGAATCACGAGGCTCCCTGCGACGACACCGTCTTCGACTGGCTCCACACCCTCGATCGAGGCTGGCTCGAGTTCGCCGCTAACCTCCTGTTCATGCAGTTGGCCATGACGATCCTCGACCCCGACCGGTCGAGGATCGTCTCCATCGATTTCGTCGACAACCCCTATCACGGCGTTCATCTCGACGAGGAAGGCGAACTCTGCCGAATGAGTCCCAAAGACGGCACCACTACCTGCCACCGCTACTGCACCGCCTACCTCGTCTCGAACGGCAAACCGATCACGCTCGCGATGACCTACGTCCGCAGCGACGAGAAGCAAGCCGACGCGGTCGAGCGCGTCCTCGACCGCGTCGAGGCCTATCCCTTCGAGATCGAGCTGTTGCTGGCTGATAGCGGCTTCTACAACGAGCGCGTCATCCGCCGCTCACAAGACATCGCCGCGACAGTCGTCCCGGTCGCTGAGAAGGGCGACCGTCTTCAGGAGAAACTGGAGACGTACAAATCGTACATGACGACCTACCGGATGTACAAGGATAGCGAGCGGGAACTCCGCCTCCCGCTCGCGGTTTCGGTCTCGTATCAGAACGGCGATCGGGGCAAGCACGGCGAGGTGGTTCGAGGGTATGCGGCGTGCGATCTGGGCGATCGCACGCCCGCACAGGTCGAGCACCGCTACCGTAAGCGATCGGCGATCGAATCCAGCTATCGGCTGTTTCGGAGCGCACGAGCGGTAACCT
This window encodes:
- a CDS encoding ISH3 family transposase — protein: MLEVPQPDGFLSAWDVKGVAADVIGELPLPGIEGSPLDPGDIWSVVILASVNQTSVREVCAENHEAPCDDTVFDWLHTLDRGWLEFAANLLFMQLAMTILDPDRSRIVSIDFVDNPYHGVHLDEEGELCRMSPKDGTTTCHRYCTAYLVSNGKPITLAMTYVRSDEKQADAVERVLDRVEAYPFEIELLLADSGFYNERVIRRSQDIAATVVPVAEKGDRLQEKLETYKSYMTTYRMYKDSERELRLPLAVSVSYQNGDRGKHGEVVRGYAACDLGDRTPAQVEHRYRKRSAIESSYRLFRSARAVTSTQDPIVRFAFVVVSFLLENLWLVLRWAVVARPRRGGRDLPEEFTFSVFCDWIRHALEQELERRWKIEMNGVGVPDAYTAAAG